The proteins below come from a single Dehalococcoidia bacterium genomic window:
- a CDS encoding cytosine permease, which translates to MTLLAADATPERSVAPVPPSRRVLGLWETFVLWADLGVSFLVMVVGMFLVPGLGLAEAIAAIVIGAVIGNALLGLAAAIGAETGAPTMVLLRAVLGIRGSYLPTALNILQLIGWASLEVIVMAQAAETVATRFLGMPAAYPLWVAIFTAITLAMALSGPIAVIKKYLARIAIWAVLASVLWITGALITSFDLGAALRAPGTGTLSFWLAVDLVVAMPISWFPLVADYSRFTRSHAAAFWGTSLGYFVPHVWFYLLGAMLVVSAGVVSDPAAPIAPLLAGIAGLTAGWLALLALLVGETDEAFANLYSTAVSVQNLFPRANQRVLLLIGGGIVLLVALVVPLVQYESFLLLIGAAFIPLLGVLLADYFVLRGRHYQSDALFAERGPYWYQGGLNWAAIIVWGVGAASYLLIAGLPAAGVSGLAPWLGASLPSFLLAFGLYTIVGRLVPAKE; encoded by the coding sequence ATGACTCTTCTTGCCGCCGACGCCACGCCTGAACGGAGCGTGGCGCCGGTCCCTCCTTCGCGCCGCGTTCTCGGGCTTTGGGAAACGTTTGTCCTCTGGGCCGACCTTGGCGTCAGCTTTCTCGTCATGGTTGTCGGCATGTTTCTCGTGCCCGGCCTCGGCCTTGCGGAGGCGATCGCGGCGATCGTCATCGGCGCCGTGATCGGCAATGCCCTGCTCGGCTTAGCCGCGGCGATCGGTGCAGAGACGGGTGCTCCCACCATGGTGCTGCTGCGCGCTGTGCTCGGGATCCGCGGCTCCTACCTGCCGACCGCACTCAACATCCTCCAGCTGATCGGCTGGGCGAGCCTCGAAGTGATCGTCATGGCCCAAGCCGCCGAGACGGTGGCGACCCGGTTTCTGGGCATGCCGGCCGCCTATCCCCTCTGGGTAGCCATCTTCACGGCGATCACGCTGGCAATGGCGCTCTCCGGACCCATCGCCGTCATCAAGAAGTACCTTGCCCGCATTGCCATCTGGGCGGTGCTGGCAAGCGTGCTCTGGATCACTGGCGCCCTGATCACGAGCTTCGACCTCGGCGCAGCGCTGCGCGCGCCGGGAACGGGAACGCTCAGCTTCTGGCTTGCGGTCGACCTCGTTGTCGCAATGCCGATCTCCTGGTTTCCTCTCGTCGCCGACTACAGCCGCTTCACGCGGAGCCACGCCGCGGCGTTCTGGGGAACGTCGCTCGGCTATTTCGTTCCGCACGTCTGGTTCTACCTCCTCGGCGCCATGCTCGTTGTCTCGGCCGGTGTCGTCAGCGACCCCGCCGCGCCGATTGCGCCGCTGCTCGCCGGAATCGCTGGGCTGACGGCAGGATGGCTCGCGCTCCTCGCGCTCCTCGTCGGCGAGACCGACGAAGCGTTCGCCAACCTGTATTCGACCGCGGTCTCGGTCCAGAACCTCTTCCCGCGGGCGAACCAGCGTGTGCTCCTTCTTATCGGCGGCGGGATCGTCCTCCTCGTCGCGCTCGTGGTTCCTCTTGTCCAATACGAAAGCTTTCTGCTCCTGATTGGCGCCGCATTTATCCCCCTGCTTGGAGTGCTGCTCGCGGACTACTTCGTTCTGCGCGGCAGGCATTACCAAAGCGATGCGCTCTTCGCGGAGCGGGGGCCCTACTGGTATCAGGGCGGGCTGAACTGGGCCGCGATCATCGTCTGGGGTGTCGGCGCCGCAAGCTACCTGCTGATCGCCGGTCTGCCCGCTGCTGGCGTCAGCGGGCTCGCGCCGTGGCTCGGCGCCTCGCTGCCGAGCTTTCTGCTCGCCTTCGGGCTCTATACCATCGTCGGCCGCCTGGTGCCGGCCAAGGAGTGA
- a CDS encoding transcriptional regulator — protein MNAAELIQSIRSDLAAVERRLTAHPFLERVEQGALPQEQLRPLAGEQFHIISADLRSVAHLVSRFGGGSARDFFLDVLAGERTALAKLLTFAEALGMSAHDLARYEPLPAAHAYTAYMAYLALYASDAEVAAAYLVNFPAWGNCCGRIARALRAHYGLSEEETGFFDFFATPNPGFEPAALAIIQAKLDAGWPVFLIRRAARLLQGYELMFWDAMEEATR, from the coding sequence ATGAATGCCGCCGAGCTGATCCAGTCCATCCGGTCTGATCTCGCCGCAGTGGAGCGCCGCCTGACTGCTCATCCGTTCCTCGAGCGCGTCGAGCAGGGTGCTCTCCCTCAGGAGCAGCTGCGCCCGCTCGCGGGCGAGCAGTTTCACATCATTTCTGCCGACCTGCGCAGCGTTGCTCACCTGGTCAGCCGCTTTGGGGGCGGGAGCGCGCGCGACTTCTTTCTCGACGTGCTCGCCGGCGAGCGGACAGCGCTTGCCAAGCTGCTGACGTTCGCCGAGGCGCTCGGGATGAGCGCCCACGACCTTGCGCGCTACGAGCCGCTCCCCGCCGCCCACGCGTACACCGCCTACATGGCCTACTTGGCGCTCTACGCCTCAGACGCTGAGGTCGCCGCCGCCTATCTCGTCAATTTCCCCGCTTGGGGCAACTGCTGCGGCCGGATAGCGCGGGCGCTGCGCGCTCACTACGGCCTCAGCGAGGAGGAGACCGGCTTCTTCGACTTCTTCGCGACGCCGAACCCCGGCTTTGAACCGGCAGCACTCGCCATCATCCAAGCAAAGCTCGATGCCGGCTGGCCCGTCTTCCTCATCCGCCGAGCGGCGCGGCTGCTGCAAGGCTATGAGCTGATGTTCTGGGACGCGATGGAGGAGGCGACGCGATGA
- a CDS encoding ribokinase, whose protein sequence is MPEVVVVGSLVIDVVFRVARQPVGGETLTAEEAGVFLGGKGFNQAVAARRAGATVALVGQLGDDLFAPLFEAALDREGIDRRCVQRGGSGTGISVPIVDREGHNTLIVAPRANLILPRRLVDAARALIAASRVVVAQRETSIESIRRAGELAREAGATFLWNAAPAGPVDPALFALADILVVNEQEAEAFAGLSLENEDCLREAARRLQQRGPATVIVTLGERGAFLLTGGRELRLNAIRVDAVDATGAGDAFVGAFAARLAAGDPVERAVRFANAAGALAVTTLGAEPAMPTRAAIERLLAAVPPAYEA, encoded by the coding sequence ATGCCAGAGGTGGTGGTTGTCGGCTCCCTGGTCATCGATGTCGTCTTTCGGGTGGCCCGGCAGCCCGTCGGCGGCGAAACGCTCACTGCTGAGGAGGCGGGGGTCTTTCTCGGCGGCAAGGGGTTTAATCAGGCGGTTGCGGCGCGCCGCGCCGGCGCAACGGTCGCCCTCGTCGGCCAGCTTGGGGACGATCTGTTCGCGCCCCTCTTTGAGGCGGCGCTCGACCGCGAGGGGATCGATCGGCGCTGCGTCCAGCGCGGAGGCAGCGGCACGGGCATCTCGGTGCCGATTGTCGACCGCGAGGGGCACAATACGCTCATCGTTGCCCCGCGTGCCAACCTTATCCTCCCCCGCCGTCTCGTCGACGCTGCGCGCGCTCTCATCGCTGCCTCCCGCGTCGTGGTCGCGCAGCGGGAGACGAGCATCGAGTCCATCCGGCGGGCAGGGGAACTGGCGCGGGAGGCGGGCGCGACGTTCCTCTGGAACGCGGCGCCGGCCGGTCCAGTCGACCCCGCTCTGTTTGCCCTCGCCGATATCCTCGTGGTCAATGAGCAGGAGGCCGAGGCGTTTGCCGGGCTGTCCCTCGAGAACGAAGACTGCCTGCGGGAGGCGGCGCGGCGGCTGCAGCAGCGGGGCCCTGCAACGGTGATTGTGACGCTCGGCGAGCGCGGCGCATTTCTGCTCACCGGCGGGCGTGAGCTCCGTCTGAACGCCATCCGCGTCGACGCGGTCGATGCAACCGGCGCCGGCGATGCGTTTGTGGGCGCGTTTGCGGCGCGGCTTGCGGCGGGCGACCCTGTCGAGCGCGCTGTCCGCTTCGCCAATGCGGCGGGGGCGCTCGCTGTAACGACGCTGGGAGCGGAGCCCGCAATGCCGACCCGAGCGGCGATCGAGCGCCTGCTTGCGGCTGTGCCGCCGGCTTATGAGGCGTAG
- a CDS encoding alpha/beta hydrolase — protein sequence MSDRAFYAGAPPYQMYVTQRIPASPSRPVSVLFIHGAGHTGVCWEFLPDGSEGWRASFVQRGFPVYTVDLPGHGRSPLPPDFPTLGLGRAVAALAEVVQQAGPIILIGHSMGGHITDRVVASLSAEHRRNVRAVVLVAPVSPPDLASGGPVREETEPVRLEREMAFALFGKSERFPAAHFENYYRSLVPESPASYNEFQLARGVAPVGEGLYRDIPSLIVGGEQDFIPEASWQRRADYLGMELVMLGRDWGMPGHGHMVMLEEGADAIAARIIAWLEAKGVA from the coding sequence GTGAGTGACCGAGCCTTTTATGCCGGCGCCCCCCCCTACCAGATGTACGTGACCCAGCGCATCCCAGCGAGCCCGTCCCGCCCCGTCTCGGTGCTGTTCATTCACGGTGCCGGACACACGGGTGTCTGCTGGGAGTTCCTTCCCGACGGAAGCGAGGGCTGGCGCGCCTCGTTCGTTCAGCGCGGCTTCCCTGTCTACACGGTCGACCTGCCGGGGCATGGGCGGTCGCCTCTGCCGCCCGATTTCCCGACCCTCGGTCTCGGCCGCGCTGTCGCCGCGCTCGCCGAAGTGGTCCAGCAAGCAGGGCCGATCATCCTTATCGGCCACAGCATGGGCGGCCATATCACCGACCGGGTCGTCGCTTCTCTCTCCGCCGAGCATCGGCGCAACGTCCGCGCGGTCGTGCTGGTGGCGCCGGTTTCGCCGCCCGACCTCGCAAGCGGAGGTCCCGTGCGCGAGGAAACCGAGCCCGTCCGCCTCGAGCGGGAGATGGCGTTCGCTCTCTTCGGCAAGAGCGAGCGGTTCCCGGCGGCGCACTTCGAGAATTACTACCGCTCCCTCGTTCCCGAGAGCCCGGCGAGCTACAACGAGTTTCAGCTGGCGCGGGGGGTGGCACCCGTGGGCGAAGGATTGTACCGCGACATCCCCAGCCTGATCGTTGGCGGTGAGCAGGATTTCATTCCCGAAGCGAGCTGGCAGCGCCGAGCGGACTATCTCGGGATGGAACTGGTGATGCTTGGCCGCGACTGGGGCATGCCCGGGCACGGCCACATGGTGATGCTGGAAGAAGGGGCAGACGCGATCGCCGCCCGCATCATCGCTTGGCTGGAAGCGAAGGGCGTCGCCTAG
- a CDS encoding oxaloacetate decarboxylase codes for MNRAAQLRARLAQPEILIVPGVVDALTARLAQEAGFPAVYLTGAGLANAQFGLPDLGFLGLAEVAAQTARLADAVEVPLIVDADTGYGNALNVRRTVRELERAGAAAIQLEDQVSPKRCGHFAGKAVISREEMVQKIRAAVEARRDPETVIIARTDALASEGIEGAIARARAYRAAGADILFVEAPRDRDQLARLPREIDAPLLVNQVEGGQTPLLPAKELHRLGFRIALYANTALRVALFAVREAFAVLAADGSSERLVGQMLDWEERQRLAGLEGWLALEQRYAS; via the coding sequence ATGAATCGAGCGGCGCAACTCCGCGCCCGGCTCGCCCAGCCCGAGATCCTGATCGTGCCGGGCGTCGTCGACGCGCTGACGGCGCGGCTCGCGCAGGAAGCCGGCTTCCCCGCGGTCTACCTGACGGGCGCCGGCCTGGCGAACGCGCAGTTCGGGCTCCCCGACCTCGGGTTCCTCGGCCTCGCGGAAGTCGCCGCTCAGACTGCCCGTCTCGCCGACGCTGTCGAGGTGCCGCTCATCGTCGACGCCGACACCGGCTACGGCAACGCGCTGAATGTGCGGCGGACAGTGCGCGAACTAGAACGCGCCGGCGCGGCGGCGATCCAGCTTGAGGATCAAGTCAGTCCGAAACGGTGCGGCCACTTTGCCGGCAAAGCGGTCATCTCCCGCGAGGAGATGGTGCAGAAGATCCGCGCCGCGGTCGAAGCGCGCCGCGACCCCGAGACGGTCATCATCGCTCGGACCGATGCGCTCGCCAGCGAGGGGATTGAAGGCGCAATCGCGCGCGCGCGCGCCTACCGCGCCGCCGGCGCCGACATTCTCTTCGTTGAGGCGCCGCGCGACCGCGACCAGCTTGCGCGGCTCCCGCGGGAGATTGACGCGCCGCTCCTCGTCAATCAGGTCGAAGGCGGGCAGACCCCCCTTCTGCCGGCGAAAGAGCTGCACCGGCTTGGCTTTCGCATCGCCCTCTATGCCAACACGGCGCTCCGCGTCGCGCTGTTCGCCGTCCGCGAGGCGTTCGCCGTCCTTGCCGCTGACGGCAGCAGCGAGCGGCTCGTTGGGCAGATGCTCGACTGGGAGGAACGGCAACGGCTCGCGGGCCTGGAAGGCTGGCTGGCGCTGGAGCAGCGCTACGCCTCATAA
- the map gene encoding type I methionyl aminopeptidase: MVVTAEEELEGLKRVGRVCALTLREMAAHLRPGITTGELDRIGERVLRAHGAQSAPILAYKFPGWTCISVNDEAAHGIPGARVIQPGDLVNIDVSAELNGYWADMGATFIVPPIDSKRARLVEAARRAQQAAAAVVRAGRLMNVVGKAVEAEAKRAGFKVIRDLGSHGVGRHIHEEPHFIPAFFDPNEQRRFEEGMVLTIEPFLTTRAIHTKTAADGWTIRTIDGSLSAQFEHTYVVTKGAPIPITVLD, from the coding sequence ATGGTCGTGACAGCGGAGGAAGAACTCGAAGGGCTGAAACGTGTTGGGCGGGTGTGCGCGCTCACGCTGCGCGAGATGGCAGCGCACCTGCGGCCGGGGATCACGACGGGCGAACTCGACCGGATTGGAGAGCGGGTGCTCCGCGCCCACGGCGCGCAGTCGGCGCCGATCCTCGCCTACAAGTTTCCGGGATGGACCTGCATCAGCGTCAACGATGAGGCGGCGCACGGCATTCCCGGCGCTCGCGTCATCCAGCCGGGCGACCTTGTCAACATCGACGTCTCGGCAGAACTGAACGGCTATTGGGCCGATATGGGGGCGACGTTCATCGTGCCGCCGATCGACTCAAAGCGAGCGCGGCTCGTCGAGGCGGCGCGGCGGGCGCAGCAGGCCGCAGCGGCGGTCGTTCGGGCCGGCCGGCTGATGAATGTCGTCGGCAAAGCGGTCGAAGCGGAGGCAAAGCGCGCCGGCTTCAAGGTCATTCGTGACCTCGGCTCTCACGGGGTCGGCCGGCACATCCACGAGGAGCCGCACTTCATCCCCGCCTTCTTTGACCCGAACGAGCAGCGGCGCTTCGAGGAGGGCATGGTCCTGACAATCGAGCCCTTCCTGACGACGCGCGCGATCCATACAAAAACTGCGGCCGACGGCTGGACGATCCGGACCATCGACGGGTCGCTCTCCGCCCAATTCGAGCACACCTATGTCGTGACGAAAGGGGCCCCGATCCCGATCACTGTCCTAGACTGA
- the fmt gene encoding methionyl-tRNA formyltransferase, whose product MRVVFMGTPDFAVPSLRALAASGNELVAVYTQPDRPAGRGHRLTPSPVKRAALELGVPVHQPVSLRPAEEVARLAALKPDLIVVAAFGQILRPNVISIPQYGILNVHASLLPRWRGAAPIPAAILAGDQVTGITIMLIDPGLDTGPILAQEAIPIAEDDTTGTLTAKLAALGADLLLRTIPAWVAGQIQPTPQDDTLATFAPRVQPTDAIIDWRKPASQIAREVRAYQPWPGAWTTLGGRRLTILAAAPIEGEGAPPGLILPEGRSGLAVATGEGRLRLHRVQLEGGKPLDIASFRAGHRDLIGKILQPPARRDEEPSQES is encoded by the coding sequence ATGCGAGTAGTGTTTATGGGAACGCCCGACTTTGCGGTGCCGAGCCTTCGGGCGCTGGCGGCATCCGGCAACGAACTTGTCGCGGTGTATACCCAGCCCGACCGGCCGGCGGGACGCGGCCATCGGCTGACCCCCTCGCCAGTGAAACGCGCCGCCCTAGAGCTGGGAGTGCCGGTCCACCAGCCAGTCAGCCTGCGACCGGCCGAGGAGGTTGCGCGCCTTGCCGCTCTCAAGCCTGACCTCATTGTCGTTGCCGCGTTTGGGCAGATCCTTCGTCCCAATGTTATCAGCATCCCGCAATACGGCATTCTGAATGTTCATGCCTCGCTCTTGCCGCGCTGGCGAGGCGCCGCGCCGATCCCGGCGGCCATTCTCGCCGGCGACCAAGTAACCGGCATCACAATCATGCTGATTGATCCCGGCCTCGACACCGGCCCCATTCTGGCTCAAGAAGCGATCCCGATTGCCGAGGACGACACCACCGGAACGCTGACCGCCAAACTCGCGGCCCTGGGCGCCGACCTCCTCCTCCGCACGATCCCAGCGTGGGTCGCCGGGCAGATCCAGCCGACGCCTCAGGATGACACCCTAGCGACCTTCGCCCCCCGGGTCCAGCCGACCGACGCGATCATCGACTGGAGAAAACCCGCCTCGCAGATCGCCCGCGAGGTGCGCGCCTACCAGCCGTGGCCCGGCGCGTGGACCACGCTCGGTGGCCGGCGGCTGACGATTCTCGCCGCGGCGCCCATCGAAGGCGAGGGGGCGCCACCCGGTCTGATCCTGCCCGAAGGCCGCTCCGGCCTCGCTGTCGCTACGGGAGAGGGACGGCTGCGCCTGCATCGCGTTCAGCTCGAGGGCGGCAAGCCGCTCGATATCGCGAGTTTCCGCGCCGGACACCGCGATCTGATTGGAAAAATCCTTCAGCCGCCGGCAAGACGTGACGAAGAGCCTTCTCAGGAGAGCTAG
- a CDS encoding MFS transporter: MTPAPPAGSLLVLFGVVFLSIAGTALIAPLLPLYAVAFGVDGVAVGVLLAVYPLMQLLCAPLWGRWSDRWGRRPILIISLAGATVSFALVGLADSFPLLVIARLIGGVFAANLAAAQAYAADVTAPEQRTRALGLLGAAFGLGFVVGPAIGGLLGQLNLSAPAYAAAALSLLNVGAALFFLPESRRTAPAARARPSLRLALRRRAVAAPIAIAALTMLGTSISHPLLPLYAKETVGFGPAETGLLFATMGAISALSQLLIVSRLSRRFREHVLVWLGVALLVVGALAMPPLTLGLAGLGIVLAMAVITIAEAIAAPATTALLSRAASPTEQGAILGVAQAAGAGARVVGPLLGAQVLAAFGPSALFIACAAVFGAALAVALPTRAAPAPSAAQGVRAH, translated from the coding sequence GTGACCCCTGCGCCGCCCGCCGGGTCCCTGCTCGTCTTATTCGGGGTCGTCTTTCTCTCGATCGCAGGGACAGCGCTCATCGCTCCCCTGCTTCCTCTCTACGCCGTTGCCTTCGGCGTCGACGGCGTCGCGGTCGGCGTGCTCCTCGCGGTCTATCCGCTGATGCAGCTGCTCTGCGCTCCCCTCTGGGGGCGGTGGTCCGACCGCTGGGGCCGCCGGCCAATTTTGATCATCAGCCTTGCCGGCGCAACGGTGAGCTTCGCCTTGGTAGGGCTCGCCGACTCCTTTCCCCTCCTTGTCATCGCGCGGCTGATCGGCGGGGTCTTTGCGGCCAATCTCGCAGCCGCTCAAGCGTACGCAGCTGATGTGACGGCGCCAGAACAGCGCACCCGGGCGCTCGGGCTGCTCGGCGCGGCGTTTGGGCTCGGCTTTGTGGTCGGGCCGGCGATCGGCGGGCTTCTCGGGCAGCTCAACCTGAGCGCTCCGGCCTACGCTGCTGCCGCGCTCTCTCTGCTGAATGTCGGGGCGGCGCTGTTCTTCCTGCCGGAGTCTCGCCGCACAGCGCCCGCAGCGCGCGCCCGCCCCTCGCTTCGGCTAGCGCTGCGCCGCCGAGCGGTGGCAGCGCCGATCGCAATCGCGGCCCTGACGATGCTCGGCACCTCGATCTCTCACCCCCTCCTCCCCCTCTACGCAAAGGAGACGGTCGGCTTTGGTCCGGCGGAGACCGGCTTGCTGTTCGCAACGATGGGTGCCATTTCTGCCCTCAGCCAGCTGCTGATTGTCAGTCGGCTTTCCCGCCGCTTCCGCGAGCACGTGCTGGTCTGGCTCGGCGTCGCTCTGCTTGTGGTCGGCGCGTTGGCGATGCCGCCGCTGACGCTCGGCCTCGCAGGACTGGGCATCGTGCTTGCCATGGCGGTAATCACCATTGCCGAGGCGATCGCGGCGCCGGCGACGACGGCTCTTCTCTCCCGCGCTGCCTCCCCGACCGAGCAGGGCGCGATCCTCGGTGTCGCTCAGGCGGCGGGCGCGGGGGCGCGCGTCGTCGGTCCCCTGCTGGGCGCCCAAGTGCTGGCGGCGTTCGGGCCGTCTGCGCTCTTTATCGCGTGCGCCGCCGTTTTTGGCGCGGCGCTCGCGGTCGCGCTCCCGACGCGGGCAGCGCCTGCCCCCTCGGCGGCCCAGGGAGTGCGCGCGCACTAA
- a CDS encoding alpha/beta fold hydrolase → MWVDVVFVRTADGLDLPAGFLPPRGPAAGTAADAIIVNGGTGSTFYSRPIFGVAPHLADAGFAVLSLSTRGHSIVWKQLGRAGYFGSAFEILADCSLDFTAAIAFLADRGYSRIAILGHSNGGVKAIYYAAHAPDPRLAAVISCSGPRFSARWYEQSEHAEEYRRNLARARALAEAGDPFHLFELTFPTEPLLRSGPAYLDKYGGETYNFELWADRIRVPLLRITGEHETNVNQRGVAEDLMRLAVNSPHRKAVVLPGAGHRYTPAEEQLVAELTAAWLRSLPSAG, encoded by the coding sequence ATGTGGGTTGATGTTGTCTTCGTGCGGACGGCGGACGGGCTCGACTTGCCCGCCGGCTTTCTTCCGCCACGCGGCCCGGCCGCCGGCACGGCTGCCGACGCGATCATTGTGAACGGCGGGACAGGTTCAACGTTCTACAGCCGCCCCATCTTCGGCGTCGCGCCGCATCTCGCGGACGCCGGGTTTGCGGTGCTGTCGCTCAGCACGCGAGGCCACAGCATCGTCTGGAAGCAGCTCGGCCGGGCAGGCTACTTCGGCTCTGCGTTCGAGATCCTCGCCGACTGTTCCCTCGACTTCACCGCCGCGATCGCTTTTCTCGCCGACCGCGGCTATTCCCGGATCGCCATTCTCGGCCACAGCAACGGCGGGGTAAAAGCGATCTACTACGCTGCCCACGCTCCCGACCCCCGCCTGGCGGCGGTCATCTCCTGTTCTGGACCGCGTTTCTCGGCGCGATGGTACGAGCAGAGCGAACATGCGGAAGAGTATCGACGGAACCTCGCGCGTGCCCGCGCTCTCGCAGAAGCGGGTGATCCCTTCCACCTGTTCGAGTTGACGTTCCCGACGGAACCGCTGCTCCGCTCCGGCCCCGCCTACCTCGATAAGTACGGCGGGGAGACCTATAACTTCGAACTGTGGGCAGACCGCATTCGAGTTCCTCTCCTCCGCATTACGGGGGAGCACGAGACCAACGTCAACCAGCGCGGGGTAGCAGAAGACCTGATGCGGCTCGCTGTCAACAGTCCGCACCGGAAGGCGGTGGTCCTTCCTGGGGCGGGGCACCGCTACACCCCCGCCGAAGAACAGCTCGTCGCTGAACTGACCGCGGCATGGCTCCGATCGCTCCCAAGCGCCGGCTGA
- a CDS encoding NAD(P)/FAD-dependent oxidoreductase — MKADVAVVGAGPAGSATALRLARAGWDVLLLEREQLPRYKVCGGGVTRKALAELPFVPADVLERAPTRALVSVQGQRPAEIRLRDVAAWTVMRDRFDARLADAARQAGARVEHGWGALGVRNGMLLTERGAIEARVIVGADGAPSRVAASVGLQPAARLMPAIEAEVEVPPPALEAWRDTVWFDFDAAPMGYGWLFPKAAHLSIGLCSLHEKVPGLRERAQRYVGAVLGETPFQIRSLRGHVLPVGGPRGPLHAGNVLLVGDAAGVVDPFLGEGIAYALQSARLAAETIDRYLRGELADLAPYTAAVMAAYGREFRLADRLGRLVFRHPRAIDRLAFRNRYVAALFVGVLTGERSYRRFVRDVWRAPHRLLLGYLGER; from the coding sequence GTGAAGGCAGATGTGGCGGTGGTCGGCGCCGGCCCCGCCGGCAGCGCGACGGCGCTGCGGCTTGCCCGCGCCGGCTGGGATGTCCTGCTGCTTGAGCGAGAACAGCTGCCGCGCTACAAGGTGTGCGGCGGCGGGGTGACGCGCAAGGCGCTTGCTGAACTGCCGTTCGTCCCGGCAGACGTGTTGGAACGTGCGCCGACCCGCGCCTTAGTCTCGGTGCAGGGACAGCGGCCCGCGGAGATCCGCCTCCGTGACGTGGCCGCATGGACGGTGATGCGCGACCGATTCGACGCGCGCCTTGCTGACGCAGCGCGGCAGGCGGGAGCGCGCGTCGAGCACGGGTGGGGGGCGCTCGGCGTCCGCAATGGGATGCTCCTCACTGAGCGCGGCGCGATCGAAGCGCGGGTGATCGTCGGCGCTGATGGCGCGCCAAGCCGGGTCGCTGCGTCCGTCGGCCTCCAGCCAGCCGCGCGTCTGATGCCGGCGATTGAGGCCGAGGTCGAGGTGCCGCCTCCCGCTCTCGAAGCCTGGCGGGATACAGTGTGGTTTGACTTCGATGCGGCGCCGATGGGCTACGGCTGGCTCTTCCCGAAGGCAGCCCACCTCTCGATCGGGCTCTGCAGTCTGCACGAAAAGGTTCCCGGTCTGCGCGAACGCGCCCAGCGCTATGTTGGTGCCGTGCTCGGCGAGACCCCCTTTCAGATCCGCTCGCTGCGCGGGCACGTGCTGCCCGTCGGGGGCCCACGCGGGCCCCTTCACGCGGGAAATGTCCTCCTCGTCGGCGACGCTGCGGGGGTGGTCGACCCCTTTCTCGGCGAGGGCATCGCGTACGCCCTGCAGAGCGCTCGGCTGGCAGCCGAGACCATCGACCGGTATCTGCGCGGAGAACTGGCTGACCTCGCCCCCTATACTGCCGCGGTCATGGCGGCCTACGGGCGCGAGTTCCGCTTGGCAGACCGGCTCGGGCGGCTGGTCTTCCGTCATCCGCGCGCCATCGATCGCCTCGCGTTCCGCAACCGCTATGTCGCTGCCCTCTTTGTCGGCGTGCTGACGGGAGAGCGGAGCTACCGCCGCTTCGTCCGCGATGTCTGGCGCGCCCCGCACCGGCTCCTGCTCGGCTATCTGGGAGAGAGATGA